The Dioscorea cayenensis subsp. rotundata cultivar TDr96_F1 chromosome 11, TDr96_F1_v2_PseudoChromosome.rev07_lg8_w22 25.fasta, whole genome shotgun sequence genomic interval ACAGATTcgtaatctgtgaacgttgatatgggccgttggatttcaatccaacggctGCACACCATTTTATAAATAGTAACACTGTGCattatttataagcacagtaaaaagtgggatgcacaATATTTTAATCTGACCCATCCCATCAATCTCGAGACAAGAATGCGAATCAATCGCGATCGTCCAATCTTATTAAAGATTCTCGATCATTCATGCGGACGTTCTAcgaacgtccgcagatgatgtttagccatatatgtatatatatatatatatatatatatatatatatatatttgccaaagacaaacattttttataatggtttaaaaataacacaagtTTAATTTTTGGTTTGCAACTTGCAATTAGAACAATATATTTTACTTGGTCATTGGTGGAAATGGGTCTGTGAGGATATATtacttttcaaattattattattattatatatatatatatatatttgccaaagaaaaacatgtttttataatggtttaaaaataacacaagtTTAATTTTTGGCTTGCAACTTGCAATTAGAACAATACATTTTACTTGGTCATTGGTGGAAATGGCTCTGTGAGGATATATtacttttcaaattattattattattattattattattattatttatttatttttttttatgtcagtAATTGATAAATCATAGCGAGAATGTGCATAAATATGAAGCTTACCTCTCAGCACATTTGTACCCTCATTTTACATGAGTTGAGTTTCAAAACCTCATCTTTTTAGTAGAACATGAACATTCTACACAAATGACTTGATACTAATACACCAAGAGGTCACTTAGTCTTGGGAGATGGTTTAAAGTGTATTTTACTcaggctttttattttttgaaaaaaaatttatttcttttattttgaatataatttatattgacCATGCAAACAAagtatgcttttattttataattttaaataaaatttatagaaaGGCTTTTTCTCATGAATCCATGACAAAATGGGGTTTTTcgcatatttattaaaaaaaaattaatttgttcaaAGTTTTTAACgtcattaaaattttagaaattgcCTTtgacgacaacaacaacaaaaaaaaagtttgtggCGGGTTGTAGAAATTATGCAGTTAAATATCTTATAAATTAcgattatataaaataaataaacagtaaaaaaattaaacaagaaataataaaatatgagtATTAActgaaatatattttaaaaaatgattaaacatGTTATTTTAATGACTAATTTAATGGAATTTCGGCTTAAAAGCACATATTGAAAGCATCTACCTCTtagagaaatatttaaaaaaaaaaaattcaagagcaaaaataaaattagtcattttatcatcatcactatcatatatatacatatacatatataaaaatcaatttcactgatataaattataatttttttagtaaactcaccataatttaagtatttttttaatctataaaataaattatttttaaaaattaagaacaacatGCTTTTGGTTCATTGATAATGACCCCCGACTGTGTAAGATGATGTTGTTGAATTTTCATTGCCTGattcaaaatatatgaatttaatgataccaaaaaaaattctttagtCTTTCCTACTGTTAAGTGAGGTTATAATGTGAGGGTATAATTTTGTTCTCTCATTtgccaaagaaaataaaataaaataaaataaaataataaagaacatTGTTTTCACTAACATACTTGGCTGTGAAGACTCTTATCTGCTTCATTTATGAAGTGTAGACAAAAGAGATAATGATAACATCATAATCACTAGCCATTAATAAGATGTTTCTTTTGTGattagtatttatttaatttaattgatgttaaAAATTCAGAAGAATCcaacttaaattattttttaccaaTTTTCTGCTtcactcttatttttcaatcacaattCTGTTGATAATGaacataaataacaataataattccaattatttcaactcctaaataattttctaaatttaaaaaaaaaaatcaaaaattaaaagtagaaTGCAAAGGCTTTTAAAGACGTGCTCTGAGATCATGGTTGTAAAGTAAATGCAAGTCACAAAAGGCtcaaaagttttgttttttattatttaaaacactTGACAAACCAGCCTATCAATTCCAACAATCGCATCATATCAACTCGTTTTAAAGTTCaaccataaaaataatacaaggcGACTAGCAAGCCACCAAATGCCATTCTAAATTTTCTAATAAGTTTAACATCCATTCATAATGAAGGAGATTtgaaaatccatagaaaataaaatttgtaatttctagatttctttaatttaatataaactttCTAATATTTGATATAATGTTATCTTCTATTCTTGTCAGTACTGAATTGGATAGAGGATGCCAAAAGGGAGTATAAGATGATGAGACCATGCAGTTCAATGGGAGTAAAGAGCAAAtcaaaatacaagtaaaacgtcagtcgaaaaaaaaaataaaataaaagtgacACTTATAAAACATTTATCATAGAGTTAAGAGAACCAAACTCTTTATAAAGATTAATGATCCCAATTTGATTTCGTGGCAATTACGAAGAAATGAGATGTGGCTCATTTTCATCAGTTAGATTACCTTAATTtagtgatttttaaaataaaaaataataaaattttaatataattattaatttatttttatattatataataataaaaattttataaatttataattaaaaatggaCCATGTCTCAATTTTGTGGTAGTTACCATAAGACCGAAtccattgaattattttttaaagattatatatCATGTTTTTGGAACTAAATGCGTAAacccaaaaatttgaaactatatttaatagttttggCGGAGTCAGCCTACTTGAttcttttaagaataaaaatatctattataACTATCTTTCCCATAactaataaataacaataatattagttACAAtcactctttatatatattttttaaaattataatttttttttaaaaaaaatacttgattGAATTGATATTTACATGGGTCACATGGGTGATAAATAGATCAATAGATAGGTAACTAACAGCATGGCAACTTGTCCCATTGACCCCCAAGTCCCAACCCTATGCGATAAGCACAAGCAACCTGCAGCAAGTCCTTTCCCAGCCGTATTCTTTTAACACCAAGTATTCCAACTCTCCGGACCATTTGGAGCATCCCATACAAACCATTCCCCCCTCCCAACCCATCCACAAATTAAACGGTTGTTCCAACCCCAAGAAAATCCAATCCAATCCCTATACTAATATATACATACTCACATACACCCACACCGCTAGTAGTCTTGTAGTCTTGCAGTCTTGCAGCAGCAACCCAACCACTAGTAGTAGTTCCACAACACGCGTTTGACCTTGTAAAACTCCCCGGTGTCTCcagctcatcatcatcatcatcatcatcatcattcccCACCCCTTTCCATTTTTCCTCCGTAACTCTCTCCCCCAATTTCCAGGCCATAAGGATACagaaagagaagaacaagaacaagaagaacaagaacaacaacacaCTAGTTGTTTCTTTGTAGAAAGAGATGATGGAAGTTGGGACTAAGGCGATCTTGGCGAAACCGATCCAGTTAGCGGACCAAGTGGCCAAATGGGCGGACGAGGCGCACACGTTCCGTCAAGAGTGTCTGGAACTCAAGTCCAAGACTGAACGGCTGGCGGGTCTACTCCGCCAAGCCGCCCGTGCTGAGCTTTATGAGCGACCGGCTCGTCGCATCATGGACGACACCGAACAAGCGCTCGACAAAGCCTTGTCGCTCGTCGCAAAGTGCCGCACTCACGGCCTTGTGAAACGTGTTTTCACTATCATCCCTACTACTGCCTTCAAGAAGACTGTTGTTTCTCTTGATAACTCTATTGGTGATCTCTCTTGGTTGCTTCGTGTGTCTTCTTCGTCTTccaatgatgatggtgatgatgatgatgtgcatCTTGGCTTGCCACCGATCGCGCAGAACGAGcctattttgttctttatttggaTGGAGATCGCGAAGCTGCACACTGGGAATTTGGATACACGGTCGGATGCTGCTGCAACGCTGGTGTCACTTGCTCGGGACAACGACCGCAACGGGAAGTTGATTATAGAAGAGGATGGTGTCGGACCGTTGCTGAGGCTTTTGAAGGAAGGTCGGGTGGAGGGGCAGGATAACGCGGCGCATGCGCTTGGGTTGCTCGGGCGTGACCCGGAGAGCGTCGAACAGATGGTGATCGCTGGGGCGTGTTCTGTTTTCACCAAGATCCTTAAAGAAGGTCCGATGCGTGTTCAGGCTCGAGTCGCCTGGGCGGTGGCTGAGCTCGCTGAACATCATCCCAAGTGCCAGGATGTGTTCGCGCAGAACAACGTTGTTCGGCTCCTCGTCGGCCATCTCGCGTTTGAGACCGTGCAGGAGCATAGTAAGTATTTGATCCCTTCCAAGGTTACATCCATCCACTCGGCGGTGCTTGCGAGTAATAGCAACCAAAGCAATGAGCTTGTGAACGTTGTGAGTTCTGTGGATGCTTCCGAGCAGAGCCAGGTTAAGCACCCGCTCGGCAAGAATGGGAAGAAGAACCAGATGCATGCTGTGATCCAGTCCACCATTGCTGCCAGATCTGGTAACAACAAGACCCAGTCTAATGGTCTGATTGTGAGGCACCAACATCAGGGGTCGCTCTCTGGGGCGAACCTCAAAGGGAGGGAGTTCGAGGACCCTGACACTAAGGCTTGGATGAAAGCCATGGCTGCCCGGGCTCTTTGGCATCTTGCCAAATGCAACGCTGCTATTTGCAAGAACATTACTGAGTCAAAGGCCCTTCTTTGCTTTGCTGTGCTGTTGGAGAAGGGCACGGAGGAGGTTAAGTGCAACTCCGCCATGGCTTTGATGGAGATCTCTCGCATGGCGGAGCAGGATGCTGAGCTCCGTCGTTCTGCATTCAAGCCTACTTCAACCACCGCCCGGGCGGTGGTTGATCAGCTGTTGCGCGTGGTGGAGAAAGCCGAGTTTGATGAACTTCTAGTTCCCTGCATTATCTCTTTAGGTTGTTTATCAAGAACTTTCCGAGCAACTGAGACCAGGATCATAGGGCCATTAGTGAAGCTTCTTGATGAGAGAGAAGAGGTGGTATTGAAGGAAGCTGCCATTGCACTGACAAAGTTCGCCTGCACGGAGAATTACCTCCATCTCGACCATTCAAAGGCGATCATCGATGCCGGGGGTGCCAAGCACATAGTTCAGCTTGTGTACTTTGGTGATCAAACAGTTCAGATTCCGGCATTGATCCTACTATGCTACATTGCTCACCATGTCCCGGAAAGTGAATTATTGGCTCAGGCTGAAGTTCTGCCGGTGCTTGAGTGGGCATCGAAACAGAGCTTCATGGTGCAAGATCCCATTGTGGATTCATTGCTCCCTGATGCCAAGGCTAGGTTGGAGTTATTCCAATCTCGAGGAGGCTTCAGAGGTTACCATTGATTCATCCATACACTAGTACACCACTCTGTTATGCTTGCTAGTCTTCAACTTCCATTCACACATGTTCAACAAGAGTGtacataattttgttttggttttgtctTGGTCATAGCAAACCAGTCCCCTGAATTGTAGTGTTGGGGAGATTCCATTATGAATATTGAATCTTTTTGGTGATAATATAATTCAGAGTTTGGATGaagttttaagaaaattttctcTGTTGTTGCTGTATCTTGTTTGAATTGGGGCATGAGTCCATGTTCTCTCATGTTTTAGCAGACAAGCAAAGTGCTGAacttttttgtgatttatttggtCCAgcattttactttttcttgagCTGGCTTTGTCTCTAATTTTtatagggtttagggtttagtgtAAAGTCTACATCGTGCTCTCCATCACTCCTTTTCCAACCTCTTAATAATCTTATGAAATCatgaagaaagaagaagctCAGTTCCATACTTCCAAACagaaaagtttatatatatctGCTGTCATTAGCTGTGACCATGTGGATGCCAAGAAATAAGATTAATAGTAgcaatgttttctttatatgAAAAAGGATTTCTTTATATGAAAAGGATAGACAGAGAGACAGAACCTCGGAATGTAACACTAACACCAAATTCTTAGTTGTTATATaatgtgctatatatatatatatatatattttaaatctcaattaaGTAACCAAGGCAATACAAATGGACAGCATTGCATCCTTTTTATACATTCTCAGATCCAGTCTTCTTGGCCTTCAATTCCTGGCCTTTTCTGAAGCCAGTTCGGCACTGTTTGTCATCGAAATCTATCTAACAGAACAGTACAGACATGTTTTCAGTTCTGCAGATTTGAGTTCAATTTTACTTTGTCTTCTTTACACTCTGAATGATAAGTCAAAACACAGCATTCACCACAGGCTTCATGAGCTAATAATTTAGACAGTTGGCTCCAAAGAGATTCCCAATGAGCAGCATCCAAAGAGTAGTTATTATCAAAGTGTACAACATAGTGCCAATTGCTACACAATATCAACCTGAAATCTTTATTTCATATGAATATCAATCTCATTTGTACCAAGATATAGATATAAAATAGCATCTCTATAATGGCATTTGCAGCACAAGATCAACCTGTTTCTTTATTTCACATGGGATTTGACAGTAATACTTTTCATTGAGATcataatatgaatataaaataacatCTCTATACAATCACATTCAGAAAAACAGTTACCATAAATTATAGTCCTGGCTTCTCTGCAGTTGAAGGTGTTAAATATGTTTCCATTAATGTCTATAGCGAAGAGATGGATCTAAAATGGCATCTCTGGACTTTAGTGCAGTTAAAAGTTAGTAGCAGTGTGTGCATTattgttctattatttttagttgtgtATCATATCAGATTGTGAACTTCCattaatttcatgtttaaagATTCAAATACCTACCAATAATTTACAGTTTGGATGGTGATGTTCAGAAATTCATTCATTATTGCAAATCAAtggtttgtttt includes:
- the LOC120272322 gene encoding uncharacterized protein LOC120272322; its protein translation is MMEVGTKAILAKPIQLADQVAKWADEAHTFRQECLELKSKTERLAGLLRQAARAELYERPARRIMDDTEQALDKALSLVAKCRTHGLVKRVFTIIPTTAFKKTVVSLDNSIGDLSWLLRVSSSSSNDDGDDDDVHLGLPPIAQNEPILFFIWMEIAKLHTGNLDTRSDAAATLVSLARDNDRNGKLIIEEDGVGPLLRLLKEGRVEGQDNAAHALGLLGRDPESVEQMVIAGACSVFTKILKEGPMRVQARVAWAVAELAEHHPKCQDVFAQNNVVRLLVGHLAFETVQEHSKYLIPSKVTSIHSAVLASNSNQSNELVNVVSSVDASEQSQVKHPLGKNGKKNQMHAVIQSTIAARSGNNKTQSNGLIVRHQHQGSLSGANLKGREFEDPDTKAWMKAMAARALWHLAKCNAAICKNITESKALLCFAVLLEKGTEEVKCNSAMALMEISRMAEQDAELRRSAFKPTSTTARAVVDQLLRVVEKAEFDELLVPCIISLGCLSRTFRATETRIIGPLVKLLDEREEVVLKEAAIALTKFACTENYLHLDHSKAIIDAGGAKHIVQLVYFGDQTVQIPALILLCYIAHHVPESELLAQAEVLPVLEWASKQSFMVQDPIVDSLLPDAKARLELFQSRGGFRGYH